The genome window tcatttgaaaagtcacccgctcgagaatgaagagtgcttactccgcacgtcaacatctccgttcggtgccacaccaacaaaatgccaaggcaactatttccacatcaacaccgtatgaaaaaaatagtccatgacataaggagataacgtccgccggaacctaccacatagcgaaggacatacactatttgatttcctattatgcagctcatttttatttgacagttattgaaataccttgtgtgacatcatgcccaaaagtgcactttatttgttttaaactattgtagtggcgttctgtacaaaaattgcactttaatttagtgttgttttgatatgtcatcttggtgacatcatgcacaaaagtgcactcatagcttgttttaaaatgtctctgacaatcttgcactttctgttttgaaatgacatgaatgtttgtgccactgcttaataactgttttataaatacagttttggtcaattgacttagttgtgatttccctctctgcatggaagtttaaaatgagcatatattaatgcagtatgaagaagaatgttttaatgtagacacagagaatcatcatactgctgtgattatatgcatcaagtgttcattcaaggctaaggcaaaatatcgagatatatatcgcgacatggcctaaaaatatcgagatattaaaaaaaggccatatcgcccagccctagtttaaagtagtgtttcttaaccatactTCATAATTTGTTCTTATTTATGAgtgccttcttatgcagtatatttggtgagTACTTATttgtctaatcagcctgacctaagcctaaggtttatgtgtttaaTAAATACTAatgtttgtgattaacacatggtttcatataatttgacaaagTTGTTTACTTGTTAAACTGTGAGTAGGTTAGATAAGATtaatgaatacgattaaaatcaagactaGAGTagaattactaattcagtgttaatatttgagtggatcCCGGGCTCTCAGttaggccccgaggtcaaaaaggttaagaaccccttgtTTATAGTATCAAAAAGGGCATTTAAAGAGATTgtgttttgtatttgcttttgttcgTCATTCATGGGAATGTTTCCTTGGTGCCGCAGCAccaaggaaaaaacacagacacaacttcctctaactcccagtacgaatatcgtagagacatgaaacaaaaacctctatgtaggtctgacttagagctagatttcatatactgacatccttcagcaaaaatcaacaggaagttggcaatcaccacttcaaaacaaaagtttcataaaaacactcatttttgcctctttgagctgtaatttgacccccttaaaatacttcaaaactcaccaaactttttacacacatcaggactggcggaaattgccaaataagcgggcccgaccaacgctgcttgcagctttaattattattaaaatctTTGACAACCATTGATTAAAACAGTCTCTGTCAGTAATGGCTCACCATTAATCAAGTGTTGACATGTATTAGGAAAGTTATCAGGGATTTTTATACTTATAAGGCGTGTTCTGACTTGTCAACAACTAATGACTAACACATGACATGCTGACAGCGCTAATTTCATTCTTTGAATCACACGGAGGATTTGTAATCGTTTCAAATGAGGCAATCGCACTCGCATTGTGATGGTTTTGAGAGCCATTGAACACGGCAAAGGTCACATCCTGTATTTGGCATGTAAGGCTGAATGAAATAAAGCATTTTTAGTCATAGCTGAACCAGTTTACATTTACTAAGTAGCAGGATTGTGTTTTTCAGTTGGAGGAAAGTGGCAGCGGAAGAGAGCCAGTAAAAGAGGCCAAGGAGCATTTCCCACCCTCTGACCCCCAGCACCTTCTCGACGATGCCGTCTCTGAAACCGTCTCCATCGGTGCTCTCCCTCCCCTTCACTTCCTCAACGAGACCATTTTTGAAAGGACCGTCTCTGAGAGGGAGGACGCGGAGAACGTTCTGTCCCGCACGGCCGAGCAGAGGTCCGACCTCATCACGGGGGTGTACGAGGGAGGGCTGAAGGTGTGGGAGTGCACATATGATCTCCTGGAGGTGATCGACAGGGAAGGGGAGACATTCGGCGACAAAGCGGTCTTGGATTTGGGCTGTGGGGCGGGGCTCTTGGGGATATTGTCTATGAAAAGAGGAGCCAGGGAAATCCACTTCCAGGACTACAACAGTACTGTCATTGAGCAGCTGACTATGTCAAATGTCATTCTAAACTGCCAAGATGATGACTGTAACCTAACAGAGACCAAATATGGTACTCTGCCTCCCAAAAGAAGAGCTTTAGAAGCTCCATCCCAGCACCTGCTACTATCCAGGTGTAAATTCTTCTCAGGGGAGTGGCGCTCCTTTATTACTTTGGCCTCAAGTCAGGAGCCGCCATTGAAATACGACATTATAATGACATCAGAGACCATATACAACACTGCTTATTACCCAGCGCTTCACGACGCCTTCCACAAACTGCTGGCGCCTCACGGACTCGTCTACCTGGCCACCAAGTCTCACTACTTTGGAGTGGGCGGCGGCCTGCACCTGTTTGAGACTTTTGTGGCGGAAAGGGGGGTTTTCTCTCTGGATCACCTGTGGGATGGCGAAGATGGTCTTCAGAGACATGTTGTAGTTTTGCGTTTTAATAAAGAAGCAGACTAGTCTTTTAAGTGTACACTACAACTGGATGTGAACTTGGGGGTGATCAAGAAAGCATACGTCATCTTTACAAGATCAAAATCAGCACAGACGTATTATTATAATACATTTGTTTCTGGCATTTCGTCAATAGAACCTGACGCCATGTCTCAGACTGTGTTTATCACCGACAACTCAACACATTGACCGTGAAGTTGTGGTACAGGTATTACTGGTCGTACGCAGGCTCTTATCTAGTAGGATGCACCTGTTTTtgttataaattttaaaaaatacaaatagaaaCACAGCTTACACATGAAATATGTCTGAATTCTACAAATACAAATGCTCTAACCAAAGATTGAATTCAAATAAAATGTTCCTTTGCTGAAATTTTGTTTGACTCTTTTTATACACCACAACCCAACTAGCTACATGTGAGTACCGTACAAGCTAAATAGTCAAAGGTAACACAACAGTGGGACATAAATTGGAGATTATTTTGAAGTGGTACTAGGTTTACTAGCTGCTTTACCATTCCACTAACACCTATGTGTCAaggtcaaggcccgcgggccggatttatggcccccgggatgatatttgattaatatCAGAACCGGCGGGCAGCACGGTGTCACAAGGGTTAGTGcacgtgcctcacaatacgaatgtcctaagtagtcctgagttcaatcccgggctcgggatctttctttgtggagtttgcatgttctccccgtgactgcgtgggttccttccgggtactccggcttcctcccaccgccaaaaacatgcacctggggataggttgattggcaacactaaattggccctagtgtgtgaatgttgtctgtctatctgtgttggccctgcgatgaggtggcgacttgtccagggtgtaccccgccttccgcccgaatgcagctgagataggctccagcaccactggCGACCacccaaaaaaagggacaagcggtagaaaatggatggatggagtagaaccggcccgcaggccacagcctcctgctgctgttttgcacgcaccaaaatTCCATCAGTATTGGCGCTAGTTTTCAAAATGGGGTTctggggaccccatcaagtcataaaaatggggtcccacagtaaatttttggggtcccacttttttgtaagcgttttgaaaacaaatgataaatgtatgcattatcctgttatatctcacattctatattgtgttttggaaaaaagttgtcataaatattacttaattcattaaaaaaaataatataaaagaaaacacatttgtatgcatatgtaaatgtattcagttataaacattcattcactttctgctttccttcatggatctaaactttaccgctgccggcatttttttctatattttcattgtaatattatcagaatgtgtttgttctatttttggccaaagaaaacaatctgaagttgtctttattttttttgttttaatgccatagtTTTAatagtgtgcacagattttcctccatgcagcccctgagctaaaatgactttgacacctgacTAGCAGGTTTGCCAAATGCCATTTTCCCCTCAAAGGCCACCGTACTTCCTGGTTGAGGCACATTCAGACATAAATTTGAGCCTATCACCTCCAGCGTTTTTGTCAGACACACTTTGATGAGGAAACACGCTTGCGTTGTTTTAAAATCTGAACCCAAATGCATTTATAACTCTGTATCATAAAAATGACAGCGTAAAATGTTTCAAACGAGGTGTGCCAACAAAAAGAGGCGCGTTGGTGCAACTGTACGTGACAATAGTTGCAGTGCATTCTGGGACATGTAGTACTAGGGGTGTGTGGCTGGGTACACACTACAATTGCTGGTAATTAAAGCATGTTGCTGTCAGAATA of Entelurus aequoreus isolate RoL-2023_Sb linkage group LG09, RoL_Eaeq_v1.1, whole genome shotgun sequence contains these proteins:
- the mettl18 gene encoding histidine protein methyltransferase 1 homolog produces the protein MSFCFNFNVDGNLDDVDGNISLNYKTECATKPLEESGSGREPVKEAKEHFPPSDPQHLLDDAVSETVSIGALPPLHFLNETIFERTVSEREDAENVLSRTAEQRSDLITGVYEGGLKVWECTYDLLEVIDREGETFGDKAVLDLGCGAGLLGILSMKRGAREIHFQDYNSTVIEQLTMSNVILNCQDDDCNLTETKYGTLPPKRRALEAPSQHLLLSRCKFFSGEWRSFITLASSQEPPLKYDIIMTSETIYNTAYYPALHDAFHKLLAPHGLVYLATKSHYFGVGGGLHLFETFVAERGVFSLDHLWDGEDGLQRHVVVLRFNKEAD